ATCCAACGCCGTGCCGATTTCGAATCACTCCCGTCGCAATGCGGTGATGATCGGCACCCGAGTGGTGGAACGCAGCGCCATCGCGGTGGTCAGCAGCCCAACCGCAACCACCGCACTCAGCATGCCCCCCAGCAGCATCCACGGAACCCGATTGCCTGCCGCCAGATGCGGCGCGATTGACCCCGCCGCGGCCAGCAAACCAATCCCCAACCCGACGGTCAGCAGCAAGCAATTTTCCGCAAACACCAGATGGCGCAGATCGCCAGGACGATAACCGGTGGCTTGCAGCAGCGCGAGTTCTTTGCGACGCTCCCAGATTCCACGTAGCAGAATGATTGCCATGCCGATGACCCCCAGCAGCAGTCCGAATCCGCCCAAAATTTGGAACGTCGTCAGATAGCTATTTTGGACTGCCAGGTAACTCGCGAGTTTCGCTTGGCTGAACTCGATTTCGGCACCTTGAGTCGCGAGTGCGGATTGCAGCAATTCGCGGATCGCCTGTTCCTTGCCCGGTGGGGTGCTGGCCAAGAATCCAAGGAACCCTTCTTCCTGCGGAAACAGTTCGATGAATCGCACATCCGCCATCACGAGTTCGCTTTGGAAGACGCTATCTTTCAGCAGTCCGGCGATTTGCAATTGTCGGGGTTTGCCCTGAGAATCGCTAATTTCGATGCGGTCGCCAATTCCCTTTTTGAGTTGCCACATCGCGGTATTTTCTTCGACAAACACGGGAATCGCCCCATCGCTGGTGGGGGTGAACAGCACGGTCCAGGGGTTGTCGGATTTTCCGGATTCGGGCCATTTCACGCTGCTGAACTGGAATCCGCCGCGCTCGGTGAGACTCTTGGGAACAGCGATCAATCGCGGCTTGGTCGCTTGATACAAGTTCAAGCAGCTTGCATCGTCGCCACCATGAATCCGCAGCGGAAGGTATGTCACGCCTTGAAGTTGCGATTGCGCTGCCGCGATGCGCTCCTCCATCGGCGGAAGATTGGGCCGCCGCCGCAGTTGATCCTGATACAACCGGCGTAGCCCGTTCTCGATTTCCGCCTGACCTTCCGCACTATTGGGGTCCAGATAGAGCGGCAGACTCAACCGCGCAGACAGCGCATAGCCCCCACTTCCACCCGATTGTTGGAGAAAATCCTTTTCCGGCTCTCGGTGAAACGATTCGACGGCCACCAGCAAGAAACTCGCGGAGGCGAGTAGCCCGGCCGTGAGGATACTCCGCGTTGGCTGTCGGCTGGCATTCCGGAAGCCCAGAATGGTCAACGAGTTGCGACCGGCAACATGCAGGCTTCCGGTTTTCGGTTTCTTCAACCAAATCCACAAGCCCGCCAAGCCCGCCGTCAGCAGGCAGCCGCCGGAACTGAAGAACGCCATCGCTCGCATTTCCCCCGGCGGAGCGAACGGCGACAGCACCAACGCCACCACCGCGCCGAGGATTCCGCCGATCAGGGTGATGCGGCTGATGGTCAGTCGCACGGCCCCCGTCGGTGTGAATTCCGATTGCGTGGAGCGGCCCGCAACCAGGTCACTGGTCGGCAGGTTGGCCAGCATTCGCAATGCCCAGACGATGGTTCCAGCGGTCATGACGAGCGTGCCGATCAGCCCCACCATCAGCGTGGCCGGGGTAACGGCGAGATGCAGGAACGATGCGACTTCTGGATTGGCCCACAAGCTGGCGAACAGTTGCAGCATCCAATCGGCATACAGGATCGCCCCGCCGACTCCGAGAATCGCGCCAATTGTCGCAATCAGCAGACTCTCGCCTAACAGCAGATTGCGAACGGACTTGCGCGAGAAACCCGTTGCCAGAAGGATGCCAATTTCGCTGGCGCGGCGTTCGAGGTTGAGTCGAACCAACAATCCGACGAGCATTAATGCCGAGCCAATTAGGAAGAAACTGAACGCAGTAAACAGCATCCCGAAATCGGTCGAGCCGTTGCTAGCGGAGAGCAGTTGTTCGCGGATCGGTTGGAATTGAAACCCGCTCGATTCCGGAGGGAGTGCGGTGGTCAACGCATCGGTCAGTTTCGGCAGCCATTCCCGAATCGGGCTGCCATCGGTCGGCGCGATTCGGATCGATGTCAGACTGCCGAAGCGATTCCCGAACAATTCCTTGGCGCGATCGATGTGGATGTACGCTTTCGGCGTCGTGCGGGATTGGTTCCAGAATTGTTCATCGGCCTTGCTGACTCGACCGCCGAAAAACGGGAAGGGCGGATCCCAATCGCTGATGGCGAGTTTGTCGGTAATCCCAGGGAATTCCGGTGCCAAATCAGGATCGGCGGCGAC
This DNA window, taken from Tuwongella immobilis, encodes the following:
- a CDS encoding FtsX-like permease family protein: MTRWGFVGRNLRYHIRGNIAVMLGVWLGAAVLTGALLVGDSLKASLRERSLRQLGPIESILFASNLFRAEVASGMPGTVRPALVLSASIRSDPTTDADPVLINRITVYGITDSFWQDFEIPTPVTLNPDEPRGVLISEPLARELRVKVGDRLELSTQSFSGVPRSSFLGKRDTDESTDRFNLTVAGVLPAGHPGNALDFIPNPRTPLNLYISLDFLQSRLKQRGKVNALFANGASTESLQKSLASRLNLDDRGLKVHIPKTKRNYISVESRQLILPPTVADTTLQVAKSLNLVADPTIVYLANRLTGSSVPPNALQLLASTLAQPPEIPYSIVAAVNPQAPAPLGPLPGFTGAPLAVDEMLLLDWKQSPLKLQPGDRIRMEYFDPEIEGNIRELDANFRFRGLVERSGVAADPDLAPEFPGITDKLAISDWDPPFPFFGGRVSKADEQFWNQSRTTPKAYIHIDRAKELFGNRFGSLTSIRIAPTDGSPIREWLPKLTDALTTALPPESSGFQFQPIREQLLSASNGSTDFGMLFTAFSFFLIGSALMLVGLLVRLNLERRASEIGILLATGFSRKSVRNLLLGESLLIATIGAILGVGGAILYADWMLQLFASLWANPEVASFLHLAVTPATLMVGLIGTLVMTAGTIVWALRMLANLPTSDLVAGRSTQSEFTPTGAVRLTISRITLIGGILGAVVALVLSPFAPPGEMRAMAFFSSGGCLLTAGLAGLWIWLKKPKTGSLHVAGRNSLTILGFRNASRQPTRSILTAGLLASASFLLVAVESFHREPEKDFLQQSGGSGGYALSARLSLPLYLDPNSAEGQAEIENGLRRLYQDQLRRRPNLPPMEERIAAAQSQLQGVTYLPLRIHGGDDASCLNLYQATKPRLIAVPKSLTERGGFQFSSVKWPESGKSDNPWTVLFTPTSDGAIPVFVEENTAMWQLKKGIGDRIEISDSQGKPRQLQIAGLLKDSVFQSELVMADVRFIELFPQEEGFLGFLASTPPGKEQAIRELLQSALATQGAEIEFSQAKLASYLAVQNSYLTTFQILGGFGLLLGVIGMAIILLRGIWERRKELALLQATGYRPGDLRHLVFAENCLLLTVGLGIGLLAAAGSIAPHLAAGNRVPWMLLGGMLSAVVAVGLLTTAMALRSTTRVPIITALRRE